The Zalophus californianus isolate mZalCal1 chromosome 6, mZalCal1.pri.v2, whole genome shotgun sequence DNA window gtacagagagtttccaTATATTCCCTCTAGACCAATTATTAGCATCTTGTATTGGTGTGGTtcatttgttataactgatgaggcaatgttaatatattattattagctGAAGTCTCTAGttgacattagggttcactctttgtattGTGCAGTTCTTTGGGTTTTGCCAAATGCTTAATGTCATGTATCCCAGCATTATGGGATCATACAGAATACTTTCACAGCTCTGAAAGTCACCCTTATCTACCTATTTActgctcccctccttctcccaaaCCCTGGcaacaactgatttttttattgtctctaaatattgccttttccatttttaaaaaagattttatttatttgaaggagagagagaaagagagcatgagcaggggcagagggagaaggtgagggtgagagagaagcagactccccacggagcagggagcccgatgaggggctctatcccaggaccctgggatcatgacctgagccgaaggagacgctcaaccgactgagccacccaggtgccccgaaatgttgccttttccagaatgctgtatatcagaatcatgattttcaggctgacttctttcactcagtatgcTTCTTTCTCCATGTTATTTTGTGCCCTGATGACTCatgtctttttattgctaaataatatcccattgaaTAGATGtgtcacagtttgtttatccatttacccattgaaggatatcttggtaGTTTCCAATGTTGgggaattatgaataaagctgatataaatatttatgtacaggttttttttaaatttttattttttaagtaatctctacacccaacatgggactcaaacttacaaccctcagatcaagagtcgcagtgctctactgactgagaccctatgtgcaggtttttgtagaCATAAGAACATAAGCTATTCAAAATGATGTTTACTTCCAGACAaagggcatgagggaactttttggggtgatgaaaatgctaatgaaaacatctcaattttgggcacctgggtggctcagttggttaagcgactgcctttggctcaggtcatgatcctggagtcccgggatcgagtcccacatcgtgctccctgctcagtggggagtctgcttttccctctgaccctcccccctctcatgtgctctctctctctctcattctctctctcaaataaataaataaataaaaatctttataaaaaaaagaaaacatctcaaTTTTGGTGGCagtatatatatttgtcaaagcCCATGGTACTGTGCACctaaaaatagtgaattttactgtatagAAAGTATATTTCAATAAGCCtaccttaaaaaaagttaattatgaCCTCCCCACAAACAAATGATGTTTGCATAAAATTTGATGCTTATGTAGAAAGTTAAATAAATGAGtcaggattaaaaaaaactatacctaaaataataaaaatattaatgctgTTGTCTCAGGGTGGTGGACTCATGaatggttctttttctttatttttgttatgttctTTCTAATAAACACATCATACTTTAGCtgtaagaatattaaatatttccactaaaatattgataaaaattgAATGTATGGTTCAATCTTTGAGGATGTGAAAATGCACAGGAAAAAACTGGAGAGAATACTAAAATAGCAAAAAGTGATATCAACTTTGGGGATGATTTTTTCCTTGCTCTTTTATACCTATCAGATTTAAAAaacctaacattaaaaaaattaaatttctggagtgcctgggtggctcagtcggttgagcgctgccttcggctcaggtcatgattccagggtcctgggatcgagtcctgcgctgggtcctccctctccctctgcctgccgctccccctgcttgtgtgcactctctctctgtcaaataaataaatgaaaatattaaaaagattaaatttccTCATAAGGCATCTACTACATTTATAATCATAAAAGTATCCCACAGAATTTGAGGTGACTTTACATACTTGTTAGGTATAAAATTCACTTTGTTTCCCATGTAGCTAATTCTTTTGGAAGTGCAGGAGAAACATGATTGCTAGACATGGGGGTAGGATGGTACCTCTGGACACTGTCAGTGGAGGCCCTGGGTGGCAGCAGGTTGTTGTACTAATCAGGCAGGGCAGCCCAGGAGGCCATTGCTACCCAGATACCTACTTGCTGTCTATGCTGTGTCAGTCATCAGAGAGGAGTTGGGTCCTTTCTCCCCAAGGCTGCCACTGGGTTTCGTCTGTGTGTTGGCAGCATTTTCTGTTCTGCACACCAAAAGGCAACAAGTCATGGGGACTGATTGAGAGCCTGTGGTTCAGAAGGGGCAAGACAGGATTCTCttatcccttccttttcctttcttggcccattttcttcccttttccaggTAGGGATGAGATCATTGGCAAGATGAAGGAAGGGTAGAATACAGAGCTTTTGTTGGAATAATGCTGCGACAAGGAATAATGCTGCCCTGCTCCCCCTCATGCTGGAAGTACCCATTCCCCTTGGCCCTGAGAGGCCTCTCTCCACAGGTCCCCTGGATCTGAGAGACTGTCACTCGACTGGGAAGAAAAACAGTTCTTGGAAAAGACCCTTTATATGGCTTATTCAGGTCACTAAGCTAGTTCTGTGTATTTGTTCTGCATAAAGACATGTAATAGTGTGTTGTTTGAAGCTACCGAGAAGAGTGGGGAACTGAAACACTGATGTGTGggtattcttctttctttttgcctaCAGATTTTAGTAAACAGCAGAGCCTTACTTAAAATGTTGAGtctgtggtttttatttactCAATATAGTGTTTTCCAAATTGTGGTATGTGTACCACTGGGATGATTTCATGTGGTACATGcacaaactttatttatttatttattaagattttatttatttgagagagagagagagattgagggcatgagtggggggaggggcagagggagaggaagaagcagactccttgcagagcagggagcctgacgcaggactcgatcccaggaccctgagatcatgacctgagcccaaggcagacgcgcaactgactgagccacccaggcgccccttaaaccttttttattttagtagtgATGTGTTTGTTATAATAATTAGTTGAAAAATATAACCAGCATAAAAACCCCCCACAATTTTGTGGATATTGTTGCATATGCAGCCTCATTTCTTAAAGTCTTAAGAAGTGAGAAATACTAAGCTAAGAGAGCACTCAGGAAATCAGTAAGGTCTGTGTTGCTCacttcatttgtgtgtgtgtgtgtgtgtgtgtgtgtgtgtgtgtgtgttcctcttGGGGCCACTTGAACAGATGTCCGGCTTCTTGTGGGTGAAAACAGAGACCACTGAGACAGACTCAGGGACAAAAGGCAAAGGTGTAGGTGACATTAGAAATGTGGGCATTGCTATGCTGCGATGCTTCACCTGCTTTCGTTGCCTACAGTGTTTATccactgaacacacacacacacaccacacacacttatttatttatttatttatttatttatttatttaagtcttttgtgAAATTCTGGGAACTCAGCAAAAATAGCGCCAACTGAATCGCTTCAGGCCCACCGAACATGAAGTCATTTGCCATCAATAGCCTGTGTTTGTGGGTCATTCTTGGGGCCTGGCAGTTATCTGACacaaattctgaaaaatatcttTACAAAGAAGTCTAAAAGCACACCGTTTCATTAACTCACCATCAGTTGGTCAGTGAGTGATTTCCCCGAGACCATGACAAAGCACATCCTATGTCAAAGGAAGGATAGGACAACTTCTGTGGGTCGTTCTGAAATACCCGAAAGCCAAGGCCGCGGCGGAGCGTGTTTGTCTGTGACAACTCACTTTGCTTGTGGTGCTGTTGGCCACTGACTACCACCCGTGCTTTCTTGCAGGGTCGTTCTCACGTTCTCTCCTCAGGTTGAGTTTTCTCTGATGCCCTCCCAGGAAACCATCACTCTTTTAGCGTTTGCACAGCCTGTGGTGCGGCGCTCTGCTGGCCCTTCTCACATCGTCTCATGGTTATTTACCCGTGCTCACCCTCTCCTGCTAGGCACAGCTGTCCCCTTCTGGACCCCCCATGTGTCTCCTGCAGAGGAAGCTGGGCTCTTCCATCGGAGTTCTATGAAGCTCTTTTCCAAAAGTCCAAAGCATAAGTGGAGACCGTTTTAAGGAGATTCCCTGAAGGCTCCTGGATAATGCAAAGGCAGTGACATGCAGAGAATAGTTTACTTAATTCCTTAGCAGGTCAGGAGCCAGGTTTCCTGCAGTTCATTGCCTTGCTCCCAGGCTCTTCTGAGGGTCAATTTAGCTTCCTCTTATTCATGCTCACACCACACATGCCTCAGGCATCACTATTCCTCAGAGTCTGGGCCAAACTCACTATTAGACCTCAGGGTGGTGGTAGCCCAGCTTTACTGGCAGACGAGTTGCAGAAGGTTCCGCCCTTAGAATCATCTTACacatggggatgcctgggtggttcagtcagttgggcgaccgactcttgattttggctcaggtcatgatctcctggtcctgagatggagccctgcatcgggctctgtgctcagcgtggagtctgctgagATTCCCTCCTTATCCCTCTGCTCTTGCCCCCCCTACCCAACTTGCACGTGCAtacgtgctctctcaaataaataaaatcttggggcgcctgggtggctcagtcgttaagtgtctgccttcagctcaggtcatgatcagggtcctgggattgagccctgcagcgggctccctgctccgcgggaagcctgcttctccctctcccactccccctgcttgtgttccctctcttgctgtctctctctctctctttgtgtcaaataaataaataaaaccttaaaaaaattaaaaaatcaaataaaatcttaaaaaaagtaatcatcTTACACACAGTTTAATGCTCTGCCATTGCCATCTTGAAGTTCTTAGTAATTACTGAACAAGGGgctccacattttcattttgtcctgagctccacaaattatgtagccagtctGAGGACACTCTTTCCTCACCCCTCTTAAGTCTTCTGCCTAAAGCCTGTTTTCTGCTGTTGTGTTGATGTCTTCTTAAGCCAATCAATGGTATAAGTGATGAGTCTCATCAAGGGGAAACCCCACCCTTACCTTTAGGGCAAGGCTTGATCCTATGGTCCCCATAAGGTAATCTTATAAAACACTAATATTAGATATTTCCAAATCTAGGTATTTTAAGTGTTCAAGAGTTCCTAGAGTCCATTCTAACCTAGTCATTCTGTTACAGATGATAATGCGATTtgtgtcagtttttcttttactaaGTTATCTTCAAATTTAGAAGCACCTGAAAATAAAACAGGCCCTTAGAAAATGTATCAGCACTTGTTTATATACTAGAGTGAGTCAgaattgtccatttttttttttaagattttatttatttgacagagagacagcgagagagggaacacaagcagggggcgtgggagaggaagaagcaggcttcccgctgagcagggagcccgatgcggggctcgatcccaggaccctgggatcatgacctgagccgaaggcagacgcttaatgactgagccacccaggcgccccagaattgtCCTTCATTTAAATCCTGTCTAGAGTAGTGCTGGGAGGTACTTGATAGTTCTAAGCCCAGTGGTTTTCAAGCTGGGCCTGATGGGGTTCTAAGAATTCTCTGAGGAGTATATCAGGGGCCACTGGGGGGACAGGCTGGATGCCGTTTAGCTGAGGCTTAGGGTCTTCCATCTTGGCTTCAAACAGagtcactctttttctcttttatattttgaactCACATAACAGTTCTGCTGctaaaaagaaatcttgaaaactTCCTATCTGGTTCATCTCATTCTACTCTCAGGTGCTGGAAGAAGCCACTGGAATTTAGAGATTTAGTGAATTGCCCCAGATAACCAAGTTTATTAAATGGCAGAGCTAGACTTCAAGTTTGACCTCTTGACTCCTGATGGTACTTGGGCATTTAATACTATAGTTGTGTACAGACTGGTTAAATAATTTCCCTGGGATGTGGTTTTATAAAAGCCAAAGGAACATGTTTGCTTGGCTTATATTTCCAGGAAAACCTGAATTCATTCCTGTAGGTGCCACCTCTAACCCCATCTGGACGTCTCATAAATCTGTACAGTTATTTGCAAGAGGACTCGGCAAGAGAGGATGGAAGGTGAAAACCAATGGGATATCACTGCTGGAAAAACAAGTTCATGTTCTTGAACAGGCAGGcatgggagaagagatataaatGCCCAGGAAAtttatgaaaaagtgctcaacttcaTTGGTAGTCTAAGACAACAGATTGTTGTATAACGGAttgataaagatgaaaaatactgTGGGTTGGCTAGAAGGGGCAAAAGAAGCATTCTTATCCTctgttggtgggagtataaattggtactaTTGCAGGACTTCTCTGCCTTTAGTGCCTGTGGTTCTTGGTTGCGccgctttgaagaatgaagaggtagaccagatgaagagtggtgggcagcaaagcaaagttttattgagtgatagtataAAGCTCCTGGAGAGGGAAGGGACCCGAGAGGGGTGTCcttggagtttctaagtttagggtTTTTTGTGAGCTCTTTTGTGGAACTATCTTAAGCAACTAGGGTGTGCTGAGTCATGCCAATCAGGACTTTGGTCAcatatctgtctacctattaggttaatgtcAGTGTGCTGAAGATCTTTTgtgctgacatctgggggctgatgtcttttttttttttttaataaccaaacatatttaatatatttataacaaaagaagaaaaatgtgggaaaaaattttaagttatttatagaaTTTACCTTCTTTTAAGCATTAAGTCTGATACAGGTATGCATCTTAGACCTGTTCCCAAAACCATAAGGAAGGATGTCAGAAGCACAGTTACCCGAAGACCTCTCTTGTCCAGGAGCCACATGAACGCGAAGCAGGGCAGGAAGCCGATGGGTCCCCACAGCACAAGCAGCGCGATGTCCCAGCTGGAGAAGCCATAGGCCTGGCGCGCCGAGTTCTGGATGGGGCCCCAGGTGTTCCAGACCAGGCCCTGCGCGAAGCCCAGCAGCGAGAAGAGCAGCTGCACCAGCCAGCGGCGCCCGAACACCCGCCCGGGACCCGGGGCCGCCGCGggcagcgccgccgccgccgcttccCGGCTTCTCCAGACAGCCCCCGGTGCAGGCCCGAGCCTGGGCCCCAGCGGTGGCTGCCGCTCCTCCTCGCTGCTCCAGCCCGCGCCCATGGCGACGCGCGGCCCGCGGGGCCTCTGCCCAGCGCGGTCCGGGTGGCCGCCGACCGGCCCCGGGAGGATGCGGCTGTGGGGGGGGCTGATGTCTTAACTGCTCCTTGCCCATGATAGGGACAGATGCTTTgtggttaattgtcttattttaggacattctgcagaagtcatttctgcaaaggctgcaaaacCGAATGCTAGTGTAGTCCTGTCTAAGCTGTGGAACAGGATGTTAGAGCCTGTATCGTCTTAGCAGTCCTGACTCCGTATTTCCTTGTTGGACCCTGGCCCCTGACTGCCTAACTGCCCAACTAACTCCTAACAATACCACTTTTTTGAAGGGAATTTTGAAATACCTTTTGAGATTTTAAATAGACTTTTGATCTAGCAATCTAGGAGTTTGTCCTACAGTAGTACTCAAATAACAGCACAAGTTTATTTGTACGAGGAAATTCACTTGTTGGGACAAGTGAGGGCAGAGGCATCCTTTCTCCGGGCTTCACGTTTGCATGCGGGGGAACTCCACCAGACTAATGTTCTTGTCCTTTTGCCCTAACTCCTCACTTACCTTAACCCTGGAGAGGAGgaactgttttttatttgtgtgtttggaACAAAGAGCTGAGAACTTTCCGTttggccccttcctcccccctccttgATTGGATTTGCCTGCGTGAAGTTGTGCTCTTATCAGCTCTTGATCATACCTCCGACCTTTGGGGTAACCTGCGGTTTTGGGGTTGGTGGTGGTAGGGATCTTACTAGCAAACTCATTCGGCTCTCACACTCAAGCCATGTTCTCTAGAACCTGCTTAAATCAGTAATGGAAATGACATTTGATTTCTATATCTGAATCCTGTGTCTTCGTCTTTTAATTATTCTGAAATCCAATAGGAAAATGAAGAATATTATTGATAGTCCCTTCAAACTCAGTAATAGAAATTCTAAACAACCATAATGTccattaaataaattgtggtaatCTTGTTCAATAGAACACCATGCTGCCATTACAAGGAATGAGGTAATCTTATATACAGACATAGAAAAATGTCCATAATATATTGCCAAGGGGGGAAAAAGGGCAACTTGTGTAAGAACTTACATAGTTagaatttgtgggtttttttttttccttcaaagtttGTACATGCCCTAGCAGAATGGGAAAATGCACACTGATACACTGATAGTGTTTACTTCCAAAGGCTGGTGTGGTGGGGAGCTTTTATTTCTAGAATGTATTCTGTTTtgcttgaagtttttttttctttccccacaaaGAGCAAGAAttgcttttgtaaaaataataaaatcaaatttattattctaaaagaaaaagttgtgATTATTTTGTTACTGGTGAGATTAGATAGTCTAGTGATCGGAGACAGTACTTAATTCAAcaatttttcccccctctggctACAAAGATAGGTGAGGGCCTTGGAGATGATCAGAATTCATGGCTCTTAGGCTAGAAAATGATACTTGGTCATATTTACCCCGGTACTATTTTTGAGTTTGTATATAATATCTTAGTTTAACTCTCTGATCTCATAAGAGTctttattgtttatctttttttcttctgatagtAAAAGTAATACAAACTGATTATAtagaatttggaaaatagagaaaaacacgAAGAAGCAGAGGGACAAATGGCTTATGATCCCATCATCTAGAAGCAAATATTCATAACATTTTGTGTTGtctgtttcccatttttttctatgcatatttgCACATGGCTGTTATTACATTCTAAATTCAGATTTGTAGCCTGCCAGTCTTTTACTTAATGTTATATCATAAGCTTTTTCATCATGTCAAAAAACTTCATAAGCATCATTTTGAAAaactgtaatattttattgtatttcagtTAGAATACTTTTGAAGTGTGGTCTGAAAGCAGATGGCTCCAGAGTTGATCAGGGTGACAGGCCAGTATCTGTGATTCACAGGCCCTTCCATAATAGTTTCAAGATGGCtgccacaattccagacttcacgTTTCTACGCAGTTGAATTCAAAGCAGGAagaataggaattaaaaaaaaaaatgtacttttttttggagggggaggaagagaggaaaacttTGCCAAAAattaagagctttaaaaaatatttatacccTTTGACTAAGTAATTCTATTTTGGGAATCCCTCTAAGGAGGTTTTCTCTTACAACTCCTTGAACAGAACTAGGTCTCATACCTGTTCTTGGACTAATCATTTCCATGATTTATCTCTGGGATGTGCCAATTCTACTCAAACCCATTATTAAGGGAATTatcaaagaaagaagaggaggaatgTAGCTATTGAGTAGGTAATTAAGAATATTTCCTCCTTCTGTATTggacatagaaaatatttttccatataaaatacttttgcatataaaatatttttgcatgttAGATAATTTTCTTAGCAGGATTCACCTAAGTAGAATTAGTAGATCAAAGGGCATACATATTTTTATGGTACTTGATACATATCACGGGaattgtaatatttttctttttacggAATTCTGGATTTACAAATGAAACAGGACAGAAacaaacaccacaaaaaaagaaagcccgTGTGTTCTCAAAGTTTTCTTTTAGTAATTACCGAATGAGCTGAAATTGAACAAAATCACAGTTATTCTTTCTTTCGCAGAGGAGAACAAACTCTGAGGTGAACGTTATCATGCGCTGAGGAATACAGAGCTGACTGGGTCAATCTGTCTGTCAGTTCTTCTCATTCTGTCTCCTTGAGATCATTTTATCATTTACCACTTCCACCATGACTGTAGGAGCTATGGAAGGGAAGATCAAGCGCATCTTGGTTAATTTTGCTTTACTATTGATTAAGCggaagataaaaaaaagtataagaagtTAAAACAGTCAACAGAAGGAATTTCTGAATATCTCTGGTCTGGTTATCTTTTCAAACTCTCTGCATCGGGTGATTTAGTCGACTGCCATTAGCTTTTTTCCCTATAAAAGCATTCGTCACACTGGAATcttagaggagaaagagaaatatggtTAAATGCCCAGGAGAACTGTTGTGagtgttaaataaaatttggtcGCTAAAGAAAAGCTGAAGGA harbors:
- the LOC113909286 gene encoding solute carrier family 49 member 4-like, which gives rise to MGAGWSSEEERQPPLGPRLGPAPGAVWRSREAAAAALPAAAPGPGRVFGRRWLVQLLFSLLGFAQGLVWNTWGPIQNSARQAYGFSSWDIALLVLWGPIGFLPCFAFMWLLDKRGLRVTVLLTSFLMVLGTGLRCIPVSDLMLKRR